The genomic window AACCCTGAGCTAAAATCCAGGGATCACTTCCTATCTTGTCCCTGTTCAGGTTATATATGGAAGGCCAGTAAAGGGTATTCCCGTATACCCTCTCCGATATATCCCACAGGGTATCACACCATCCAACGGTAACCTCTCCGTACTCAGCCTGGGCTGGTGCTACCTCTTCAGGGGGAGGTGGAGGTGGTGGCGGTGTGTGGGCTTGTTTATCCGCCGCGTGGGCTTCCAGCTTTTCCTTTGCGGATTCAAGTAGTCTCTTAGCGTCACTCAAGAGGTTTCTGCTCTCTTTAAGGTTGTTTTTAGCCTGAGCCACATTCTCCTTGGGTTCTTGGGCTTCCTTTTCAACCTCCTCAAGGGCAGACTTCGTTGCACAGGATTGGTTTACCACAAAGGCTGCGGAAAGCCCGAGAACAGGAAGAAGGGCAATTATCTCTCTTCTCATACCTTCTCCTCCTTACTGCTGAAGACCCGGATGTAGAGTCTTGTCGCTCATATGCTCTTCTATCTTCCTGCTGAGCTCTTCGGCAGCATTTTTGGTTTCCTGAGCTTCCTTCTTAACTTCTTCTGTTTCCTTCTTGACCTGTTGGGTTTCCTCTTTAAGAGCCTCTACCTCCTTCTTTAAAGCTTCTACCTCGGACTTGCTGGCACAGGATGAACCAAAGAGAACCAGCCCTGTCACTCCGATAACTGGGAGTATAGCTTTAATCTTTTTCATACTTGTTCCCTCCTATGTTTAGTTGTATCGTCTACTATAATATCATTTTTAATGCCCAAAAGAGAAGACTTGAA from Hydrogenivirga caldilitoris includes these protein-coding regions:
- a CDS encoding LysM peptidoglycan-binding domain-containing protein; this translates as MRREIIALLPVLGLSAAFVVNQSCATKSALEEVEKEAQEPKENVAQAKNNLKESRNLLSDAKRLLESAKEKLEAHAADKQAHTPPPPPPPPEEVAPAQAEYGEVTVGWCDTLWDISERVYGNTLYWPSIYNLNRDKIGSDPWILAQGWVLKYKTELSEEEKREAVKEAIEWDLRFKNRPKTPKCPPK